Proteins from one Victivallis lenta genomic window:
- a CDS encoding NAD(P)/FAD-dependent oxidoreductase has translation MKIAIIGSGIAAFEAAGTARTLSPEAEIVLYSRERVRPYRRPALSRMASEEVSEVQFYIKPQAFYDENRIRLELGRTLTAFDPDVRQLKFDTGETESYDKLLLATGAHCFLPPVPGMELDGVMSLREYADLERLRARLDAGVGRVVVIGGGLLGLELAQSLLERGCEVTVVESCPVLLPRNLDEEAAAVVQAMLGKVKKLTLLFGSSVSSILGEGGRVRGVELPGQTVPADLVMVSAGARANIAEAAAAGLKCNRGIVTDCLMKTSAPDVYAAGDCAEAGGASYGLYEAARMMGAAAARNMLGEAQPFVPQIYPARLSVFGLKIFSAGTLSGARCEVEHNPETGVFRKLFYNEAGCLAGCILVGDLRDALKLQNQIAVS, from the coding sequence ATGAAAATCGCGATCATCGGCAGCGGCATCGCCGCATTCGAGGCGGCCGGAACGGCCAGAACACTTTCTCCCGAAGCGGAGATCGTCCTGTACAGCCGGGAGAGAGTGCGGCCCTACCGCCGCCCGGCGCTTTCCCGCATGGCGTCCGAGGAGGTTTCCGAGGTCCAGTTCTACATCAAGCCGCAGGCGTTTTACGACGAGAACCGCATCCGGCTGGAACTCGGGCGCACGCTGACCGCCTTCGATCCGGATGTCAGGCAACTGAAATTCGATACGGGGGAAACGGAGAGCTATGACAAGCTGCTGCTGGCGACCGGCGCGCACTGCTTTCTGCCGCCCGTGCCGGGCATGGAGCTCGACGGCGTCATGTCGCTGCGGGAATATGCGGATCTCGAACGCCTCCGCGCCCGTCTCGACGCGGGCGTCGGGCGGGTCGTCGTGATCGGCGGCGGGCTGCTCGGGCTTGAGCTTGCGCAGAGCCTGCTCGAACGCGGCTGCGAAGTTACGGTCGTCGAAAGCTGCCCGGTCCTGCTGCCGCGCAACCTCGACGAAGAGGCGGCGGCCGTCGTGCAGGCGATGCTGGGCAAGGTGAAAAAACTGACGCTGCTGTTCGGCAGCAGCGTCAGTTCCATTCTCGGAGAGGGCGGCAGGGTCCGCGGCGTCGAACTGCCCGGGCAAACGGTTCCGGCCGATCTGGTCATGGTGTCGGCCGGCGCCCGCGCCAATATCGCCGAAGCCGCCGCCGCCGGGCTCAAATGCAATCGCGGAATCGTCACGGACTGTCTGATGAAAACCAGCGCGCCGGACGTGTATGCCGCCGGCGACTGCGCCGAGGCCGGCGGCGCCTCCTACGGACTTTACGAAGCCGCCCGGATGATGGGCGCCGCCGCCGCGCGGAATATGCTCGGCGAAGCGCAGCCGTTCGTCCCGCAGATTTATCCGGCCCGGCTCTCGGTGTTCGGGCTCAAGATTTTTTCGGCGGGGACGCTCTCCGGCGCCCGCTGCGAAGTCGAGCATAATCCGGAAACCGGCGTGTTCCGGAAGCTTTTCTACAATGAAGCGGGCTGCCTGGCCGGCTGTATTCTGGTCGGTGACCTGCGCGACGCGCTCAAGCTGCAGAATCAGATTGCCGTCTCCTGA